In Galactobacillus timonensis, the genomic window CATCGCTTTTTCTATTAAGCATGAAATCATAGAATTTTCTAAGATCCGCAATACTGAAATTCTTTTGATTTCTCAGGACAAATCCGGTCGCATTCGATTCATAGCAATAGACTTCTGCACCTTTTTCATGCTGAAGAATATTCATGATTGCTTCAATAATTTCATGTGGGTTGAATGCAGTACTGTTCCAGTTTACTGTTTCATTCCGGCTCACGCCGCTCATATAAACTGCTATTTGAGCAGCTTCATTGCTATCATGTGCTGACAATTCATAACGCTCCCTGTCAGACTGAGGCAGGCGTAAGATAGTTTCAGAAAGTTTATTCTGAGCAATATAGACACATTCATTGTCCCATTTAGAACCAGCTGCTGTTATAATACATAAATCCCGTGATGGCAGAACAGACGAAATACTGCCATCTGCGTTTTTTATAATCAAGCTTCCACTTCTGATTGATATCCTTTCGTTATCCGTATAATCAATACTGGCAGGATCACATGTAAAAGCTTCACATCCGATTTTCTGCAGACTTTCAGGAATAATAACTTCAGTCAGTGGACATTTATAAAAGCATCTCTGTCCGATTTCTTTTAAACCGTTATTGAAAATTATTGTTTTTAAGTTCGCACAACCATAAAAAGCACTTTCTTCAATGACTTTGAGTGACTCAGGAAACACTATGTTTTCAAGAGAAGTACATTCTGAAAATGCCGCTGTGCCGATCTTTTCTATTCCTTCTGGTAAAAGAATAGTTTTCAATGAGCTGCAGTTTCCAAACGCTCTGCTTCCAATGCTCTTGACACCGGATGGAATTACAGCCTCAGTCAAAGCAGTATCACCAAGCAGAGCATTTTCCGGTATCTTTTTCATACCTTTTTCAAATGTAACTCTGCGAATACTTTTCCCAAGTATGCCTGTTGTTCCATCAAAAGTACTGCCGTCAAAATAACCGATTGCTACGGTCTTTATGTTTTTTGGAAAAAAAACCTCAACGGCTTTCCCAGTATATTTTGTAAGAAAACCATTTTTGTCAGTGATAAACTCATTATTCATTGCTGAAGTTTCTCCTGTTCTAATAGAATGGAAAATTACCTATAGCTCGGAAAACTGATTTTTATCTTCATCTGCTTTTCTTATGTCAACTACCAGTCAAGTACAAACTGATTCATCGGATCATACTTCGGAAAATTCTGGCTTATTAAAAAGGAAGAATTAATTAATGGAGTATTTTTTTACGGTCTAAGCTTCTTCTAACATTTATTGACTTTAAAAAGCTACAAAGTCATGACCACCAGCTCTGCTGGTGGTTTGCGCATATCCCTCCGGGATTCATTTCTTCCATCGCCTAAAGGCGAGGTCTAATCGACCATTTTTTTACAGGCTGCTTCCTAAAGGAAGCTTATCCCTCAATTCGATCTGAATTTTCCTGTTCCGTTATATACTTCTTTATTGTCTCTTCGTTCACGTTTCCAACGGTTTCGCAATAGTATCCTCTTGCCCAGAAATGTCGTCCGTATTTGTCACGCTTTTCCGGATGCCGATCGAAGATCATCAGTGAACTCTTTCCTTTAATTCGTGACATCGCCGTCGATATACTGATCTTGGGCGGAACTGATATATACATGTGAACATGATCGCTGCATACTGCCCCTTTGATCAACTTGATTCCTTCTATTTCACATACTCTGCGTAAGATTTCGACAACATCCCTCCTCAGCTCTCCGTACATTTTCTTGCACCGATACTTCGGAATAAATACTACGTGATAAGGACTATCTAAAAATAGATGGGGTTTGGGGGTGCCTCTAAGAAATCCTGGGATTGATGATCCGGGAGGAGTTAAAGAGCTGTAAACCCTCATGGGGAGGCACAAAGACCTTCTCCTTTTCGTATTTACCGATTATCATGCGGTTAGAGACATCAATAGAAAGGAAAAGGTTCAGAGACTAGTTTCCAGCCATCTCTGAACCCATAACCAAAACCATGGTTAGTGTACCACATTCACAATACAAAATTGTTAAACATCCTAATCATCTGAATGATTTTTGATGAAATGCAGCGAACCTGTTTTGGATCCTGAAACAGGCCTGCCAATGAGATTCTGCGGAACTGCCAGAAGGTGCGTTAAAACGCCAAAAGGTTCTTACTGGATCTGGATTCCTGTCGCCGTCTCTTCCAACGGAAGACATCACCGTGTTCTCCCTGATTTCCTTGTCCCTTACAAGCACTACTCGGTGCAGACCATCGAATCGGCTCTGGACAATGATCTGGATCTTGATCGTTATTCGCTTCCTTCCGATTCTTCCGTTTACCGTTGGAACAAATGGCTCGATAAGCTCATTGTGCAGCTCCGGATTTTCCTGAAGCTGGTTGATCCGCCTGATTCGCTGCTTCAACAGCTTCGTGTTCTATTCCGGCGTGATGTCCGCCGGGCTCCGGAATATGATTCTTCCAGTGGCTGGGTGGCCGGAATCAATCTCTGCCTGAATGGGCCAAATGACTTTGACTTGGGCCTTTCCTGATCTTCCCCTATGCTGGGCTCAAAGGAGAAGATCTATGTCCGAACAATCTGATAAACAGGCCATTCTTGAATTCTTTAACCTCGATACAGGCAGTGTGGAGAATGTCATCTTCCATAATGACAATGGCAGTGCGTCTGTCCATGTTTTACTGCGGCCGGATCATCCGCCTTGTCCCGATTGCGGCTGTACCCTGCCAAGGGTTAAGGACTACATTGACAAGAAGATAAGCCACGGCGTCTTTACTGATCGTGAGTGCACCATCTTCTATCATGCCCGCAGGTACATCTGTCCTGTCTGTCATCGAACGTACTATGAGAACAATCCATTCTGTTTCAGGAAGCAGCACATCTCCGCCCTCACGGTTGAAAACATTCTGAACGATTTGAAGATTCAGACCGAGACCTTCGCTTCCGTCGCTAAGCGGTATCACATCTCTCCCACAACCGCTGCCTCCGTCTTCGATGCCCACGTAAAGGAGGCGCGAAGACCTCTGCCCACATTGATGTGCTGGGATGAGAACTACGCATTTTATCATCCGGGAGAGAACTCAAAATATGTGTTCGTTATTCTCGACTTTGAGTCACAGGAGCCGGTGGATATCCTGCCAAGCAGAAGAAAAGATTATCTGCTCAGCTACTTTCTCAAAATCCCAGTGGAAGAGCGAAAGCGCGTCAAAATGATTGCCACGGACATGTATAGTGAATACCGCGCCATCATACGTCAGCTGTTCCCTAAGGCCTATCATTCCGTTGACCATTATCATGTCAGCCAGGAGCTCTCCAGAAAGGCTGACAGCGTCCGGATCAGAGTAATGAAGCAGACTCCAAAATATATTGAAGGCACAAAAACACAAACCAACGAGTATTATCTGCTGAAGACATTCAACTGGATGATATTCAAGCGGCTGGACGCCAGAGACAAAGATGGTAAAAAGCTGTTCGATCCCGGCCATCCAAGGAAAATGAACCGCAAGCTGAACCGGTTCCTCAATTATTACGAAATTAAAGCCATGATCGAAGCCGTTCATCCCGATTTGAAAAAGGCATGGGACCTCAAGGATGACGTTGTGGACTTCTATGACAACTGCACTTACGATACTGCTCCCCAGGAGCTGAACAAACTGATTCAGTCCTTCGCAGCCAGTGGTATTCCGGAAATGAAAGAGTTCTCCCGCACCCTGATCAGCTGGAGAGAGGAGATTATCAACTCCTTCATTGTCGTAAAGCAGCGTCATACAGTCGATAAGGACACAGGCCAGGTGGTAGTGTCCGACATAAAACTGAATAACGGATTGATGGAGAACCGGAACTCAATCATCAAGACGATCAAGAAAGCAGCCAACGGATATACCAACTGGGACAGGTTCCGCAGCCGCTGCCTCTATGTGCTCAGAAAGAGCTCCAAGCCAATGTTGAATCCTGTCATTCCGCCAAAGAAGGTTAAGCAATGACTTCAACCAGCTTTCAGCCCCTGAGTCCCGAACAGGCATGGATCACTGCAGAAGGAGCCCGTTTGTATGGCAAAGAAGCAGAACAATATCTGCAGGCCAGCATTCGTTCCATGAACCGAATATGCCGCTCAGCACAGCGATTAATGCGCGGCATTGAATGTGAGCTGAAGCAGCGTAACCAAACGAGCAATATGACTCTGTATGCCATGAACACAGACGAGATGCTTGCCCGCATCGCCATCTATTGTGAGATGTTTCTGGACGAATACGAAGAACTTCAGGAGACGCAGCCGTAACAGGCGGTCTCCTTTTCCTTTCCATTCAAAAACCGCCTGTTTTACCAGACGGTTTCGTGGTGGGATAAACCTTCATGGGGTACCCCGACACCCCAAGTTTTTTTACTTCGTTTTCGAGGCATCCCCAGATAAATTTAGATCGCCATAGTGATGTGACCTTTGGCTTCCGGATTTTCTTGTGGGGCAGTATGACAGAAGAGATGATCCTCTGTCATCGATCTGGCAGGAGTGCTGCGTCAACGACTTTCCTCCGTATTATTTATCTAATGAGGTATCCTGCTTGCCGCTTTGTTTACTGTATGGGCCGCGCTTCTTTCCGGTAGAAGTATGAACGTCTTCGCGGCTGCGAGGTATCGCAAGCATTGGTTTCTGCTCACGTGTTGCCCAAAGGATTCTGTTGCGGGTGTATTCGAAATTACTGACGCCTCTGGATTGTCTTTTGAGATCCTTTGGCAGGACGTTAAATCCCTCCATGGGGCCGTTGGACAGTCGTGTCATCATCTCGTTAGAGTTCTTTCTGTCAGCTCCGGAGATGTAGGTAAAAGAGTTGACGATGTTGTCATGATACGTCTTCAGAGTGACAGCAATCTCCCTGAACATGGAGAGATCACTGTTCTGATAAGTATCAATGATCTTATTCAGATCTTCCGAAGCTCCTTCGGGATCGTTGACGTGTCTCTTATTGAATTGGACATACAATTCTTTGAGGTCACGAATCTTCGAAAAGTTCTTGTCCAGTCCCAAGAAATTCTTCTCATAAACGTAGGGATCAAAGTAATATTCATTGCCGCGTTTTGAAGTACGCCAGCCAGCCGTGAAGTCGATGTCATCATGATTTTTCAGAAGGAAGTAGTCATAACGTCTCAGATAAGTGACCTCGCGTGATTCACGCATCGTCTTATGGCTTGCGTTATTTCTGTAATTCTTTTCTTTCAGTTCCTTTCTGTCGAGCTCCTGATATTTCTTCATGACCATGCGAATATACTGCCTGATCCGGTTGATGATCAGCTGAATCACATGAAAACTATCAACGATCGCAATGGCATTGTAGAAGTATCTCTGCACGTAATTGATATATGGCTTGTACATATCGCAGATCAGATACTTGACGCCTGCACGCTCTTCCCTCGGGATATTGAGGAAGTATTCCTGTGAAGTGCTCTCATAGCTGTTTGGCAGCATATCAATCACCTGACCGCTCTTGAAATCCATGATTACCAGGCTGTACAGATCTCTACGGTCATATACCATGTGAACCTCATCCACACAGATCGCCTCCGTGAATTTCAGGCGGGGCATATTCACGTACTGCATAAATGTTGTCATAACATAGGTATCTGATACATTGAAGCGTACAGCAACCTGCCTGGCCGTGACATGCAGGTCTTTCATCTCATTTACGATCATGATCGGGACCAGCGAGGTGTTCTGCTTGTAGTCCTCCAGAAAATTGAATCGGTCGTGCGTATAGAAATTACAGTTTCGGCAGTGCCACTTGCGTTCTTTGACGTGCAGAATCAGCTTATAGCCGTCCTGCATGACAGGGTGGTTTACCTTTCGCACACGAATACCTTTAGATTCCATCCGGCATCCGCATTCAGGGCAGAACATCACCTGATCTTTCTTCTGCAGAGTGACCTCAATAGTGTCGCTGCTTATCTGAACATCGGTGACGTCTGCAGAATCATCACCAAGTCTCAAAATCCTTGTTATACTTTCTTTGTTAATCATCGCTCCTTCGTCGTTGACTCAGCAATCACCATGATAGGAGCGAAAAAGAGTGGCTGGCAAGGTATATCCCCGCTGGTCACTCTTTCCTTTTATTCTTGAAATATGTCAATAAAATTCAAATGAATCCCGGTCCCCCAAAGTTGAATTCAGGAGGTCCCCCAAAGTGGTCCCCCAAACTTCACTCCCCCAAGGATTTTGGAGACCCCAAGGAGAAGAGAGCAGGCTTGATTAACCGGACCTGCTCTTTTCATTGCTTTTTGCTGATCTCATTGCTGACTGAATGTCAATTTCTGGTAAAATACTCTTAAGAAGCAAAAGAGGAAATAATCCATCTCTGCTAATAATAGACAGATGCTTGTGATGTGTGTCACTCTGTATTTCTTTTATCAATTATAAGTTATGGAAATGAATTCAGCCTTATTTCAGTTGAAATGTGCCCGTTCTGATTTTACAAGATAAGGAGGATTAATACGATATGGGAACAGGTTTCATGAGTAAGCTGCCAAGGATCTTTGCTACGGTGGAGGGGTTGAATGCAGCAATGAAGATTGTGCAGCAGGATCCAGATGCCGGATGGCTTTTCGGATGGGGATCCGGATGAATATGATCCGGATAATGATCAGTACAATTATTCAGAGGACATGTTCTTTGATCCTCCTTATGAAAAAATGGCTGACACCTGGGACATGACCGAAAGGAAAAAGGTTGGGAATTCTGATCAGTTGCATAGTTGTGCGGGAAAGAAGTTTGTCATTGCAGGTGAGATGAAGCACTTTCAAGGTAGAGATGGAATTGTGGAATGCATTACTGCAGATGGCGGTAAGGTGACAGAAAACGTAGGTAAAAAAACAGATTATCTCGTTGATAACATCGATGGTTATTCAGCCAAAAGAGAAAAAGCGAAGAAGCTCAATGTGCCTGTCATTACTGAAGATAAATTTATTGAAATGTTCGGCGGTTCAGAGAAAGTAGTAGATCAGAAGAAGGTTGATATTCCGAAACCAATAACAAGGAATGGCATTATTTTCGAAGAATGGGAATACAATCTTTTGAAAGACGGAACTGTCCGGATTGTGAATTATACAGGGCGGCACTCGACCGTTAAAATTCCATCAATGCTGGATCATAAAGAATTATCTGAAATAGGGCCGGATTTATTCAGTCTGGATGATCATGATCGCACCCGAAGGATTCCTCGGGAAAAACGGAAAAGTCTGGAGCCGATCAGAAAAGTGTATATTCCCGGTTCTGTCAAAAAGATTGGAAGAAATGCATTCAGCTGCAATCCTGTAAAAAAAGTTCTGATGGAGGATGGAACCGAAGAAATCGGAGCATACGCTTTCAGCGGCTGCCAACTAGAATCTATAAAGCTTCCGGGTACACTGACAATTATCGGAAAAGGCGCTTTTGAAGGTTCACAGGGGATCAAGCAGTGGAATCTTCCGGAATGTTTGAAAGTCATTGATGACGACGCATTCCAGTATTCGAGCATTTATGATGTTTATATTCCTTAGTCAGTTAAAAAGATTGCAGATAATGCATTTATAGGAGCCCCATTCGAATGGGACGAGGATGGTTTTCCTGTATTCGATGAGGATGAAGAAGGAAACGAAATAGATCATTTTACGATCTATGGAAAGCCTGGCAGCAAAGCAGAGGAATATGCAGAAAATAATGGTTTCTCATTTGTACCTGCAGATCACTGTCCATTTTGAGCATTTTAAAAAGGAGAAAATATGTTCTGGAATGATAATGATTCTGATAATTCATTTATCGATGTAGAAGAGCTTCGTAGAAGACTGAAAGATGAATACGGAACAGCTGCATATGCAGGCAGTGGTCCTGCAGCATTTGCGGACATGATAAACGTTGACAATATGAGTGATGAAGAAGTTATACAGGAAGCTGAAAAAATTGGAATCATATAAAATAAACGCTAAGTTAAACCAGATTTGATGCGAGCTTTTGGAAATGCTTCTATAAAGCGGTCATGTACACATGCTTTAATTTTTCACGGGTAACGTTATACCTTACCCCCTTCAGCTTCCTGACAATCAGCTCTGTAATTTCGTTGTCAACCATACCCAAAAATCTCCGCATAAAGACAAACAGTGCTAGATAACGATCGAGGTAATACGATGCGACGCCCCGATAAAATGCGTAGACTTTCTTAAACATGGAATGGATGCAGTTGACGGTATTCAGATGCTCAACTTTGTTGTAGCTCGCATAGCCTTTCAGATGACGAATGTCGCATTCGGTTTTCTTCGCCAGATCGTCGTAAATATGCGAGCCATCTACGTACATCTCTGATTTATATTCAATTTTTTCTTCGAATCCTTCATCAATATCGTCTGCTGAGGGCCTTCCAGTTCCGGCTGTCTTATAAACTTCATGGCCATTACGATCGGAAGATGTGACGATACAGACCTGCTCATGGGAAATTCCTCTGTAATGGCTGGATTCGCCTCTTCTGCGAACTTCCCGTTTGATTGACCTGGCTCCTTTCTGAGACTCAAGCNTATAAACTTCATGGCCATTACGATCGGAAGATGTGACGATACAGACCTGCTCATGGGAAATTCCTCTGTAATGGCTGGATTCGCCTCTTCTGCGAACTTCCCGTTTGATTGACCTGGCTCCTTTCTGAGACTCAAGCACATACGTCTCATCTATTTCCACGGTACCTCCCAGCTTTTCTGTTTCTTCCCCCAGAGCTTTTTCAAGGAAACAGAGAAATTTATGGCGGTTCTCAAATACACACTGTATGGACCGGTTGAGTCTGCCTGCGGTTTTCTTCATCGGTACGCAGAGAATTGCGTCCTTACAAATCTCAACGAATTCTTCCTGCGTGATCTTGAGGTTTTGCGTCATGGTTCCGGAATCATATACAAAGCGCTTGCCACGGGTTTTGCAGCGATAGATCTGCTTAGTGGCGTAAGGATTGCCAGTACGCTTCCCGTCCGTATGTTTAATGTGCTCAAAGCCAGCTTTTGTAAATCCGTCGGCACAATGGCATTTAGGACATACCTCCGGCTCGGTCCCGGCAAGCTGAGCATTCAGATTCGCCATGTCATTGACGACACGGATGACGCGATCCTGCTGGGAATCAGTGAGGCTGAAAAACTTACAAAGAACATCGGGAACTCTCATTGTTGTCCTCCATTTTTATGGCTTCTAATGACAGTTTCCTACTTGAGAGTGTATAAAAACGTATAGTGAACCAAATCTTGTTTAATTTAGCGAAAAGAAAAGATAAACGGAGAATGCATTATGTCGAAATCCAATGATCACGAGAACAGAAAACCAGGCGCAGAGGAAATGCAGCAAAACGATATGAATGGCGATCTGGATCAATCAGTTGACCTTTTTATAGATCAGCAGACATTGTACGCATTTGCCTGCAGAATGATGAAAATCCTGAACGATGAACTTAAGGAAACGTATACTCCAAAGAAACAAACTGATGCTTACGAGATGGTCGTCGATTTTACAGACATAACATTGATGGGTATTCTGAAAGCTGGCAAAGAAAAAGTGACAATAACCCTTTATACAAGAAATGAATGTAAAGCATTATCTGATTATCTGATACAGGGATCACGTTTCTGGACCATTGATGAGAACTTTAATATTTCACTTAGTCAGGATGATTTTTCGGAAGAAAACAGATCTCTTACTTTATACATGCTTTCCGTTGTTGAAATGCGTCGTTTTCTGGCCTATTCCGGAAAGTTAGATGAATTGAAAAAACTTGGGAATCATGGGGCAGGAGTAATTCTTCATGCAACAGGCTGCGCTGAAGATGCTGCAGCTGAGATTGTACAGGGAATGGAGCGCCCGGAGCTTCCCTGTCATGTTGCCTTTATGCCGGAAGAACTGATGCTTCGTCCTTATGCGGATGAGATGACTGCGGAAAATGCAGATCAGGATTCTTCGGCTACTGACATGACAGCGACGGCTGAAAAGGGGGATACAGCC contains:
- the tnpA gene encoding IS200/IS605 family transposase, with the translated sequence MRVYSSLTPPGSSIPGFLRGTPKPHLFLDSPYHVVFIPKYRCKKMYGELRRDVVEILRRVCEIEGIKLIKGAVCSDHVHMYISVPPKISISTAMSRIKGKSSLMIFDRHPEKRDKYGRHFWARGYYCETVGNVNEETIKKYITEQENSDRIEG
- a CDS encoding DUF6431 domain-containing protein; the protein is MKCSEPVLDPETGLPMRFCGTARRCVKTPKGSYWIWIPVAVSSNGRHHRVLPDFLVPYKHYSVQTIESALDNDLDLDRYSLPSDSSVYRWNKWLDKLIVQLRIFLKLVDPPDSLLQQLRVLFRRDVRRAPEYDSSSGWVAGINLCLNGPNDFDLGLS
- a CDS encoding ISL3 family transposase — its product is MSEQSDKQAILEFFNLDTGSVENVIFHNDNGSASVHVLLRPDHPPCPDCGCTLPRVKDYIDKKISHGVFTDRECTIFYHARRYICPVCHRTYYENNPFCFRKQHISALTVENILNDLKIQTETFASVAKRYHISPTTAASVFDAHVKEARRPLPTLMCWDENYAFYHPGENSKYVFVILDFESQEPVDILPSRRKDYLLSYFLKIPVEERKRVKMIATDMYSEYRAIIRQLFPKAYHSVDHYHVSQELSRKADSVRIRVMKQTPKYIEGTKTQTNEYYLLKTFNWMIFKRLDARDKDGKKLFDPGHPRKMNRKLNRFLNYYEIKAMIEAVHPDLKKAWDLKDDVVDFYDNCTYDTAPQELNKLIQSFAASGIPEMKEFSRTLISWREEIINSFIVVKQRHTVDKDTGQVVVSDIKLNNGLMENRNSIIKTIKKAANGYTNWDRFRSRCLYVLRKSSKPMLNPVIPPKKVKQ
- a CDS encoding ISL3 family transposase; its protein translation is MINKESITRILRLGDDSADVTDVQISSDTIEVTLQKKDQVMFCPECGCRMESKGIRVRKVNHPVMQDGYKLILHVKERKWHCRNCNFYTHDRFNFLEDYKQNTSLVPIMIVNEMKDLHVTARQVAVRFNVSDTYVMTTFMQYVNMPRLKFTEAICVDEVHMVYDRRDLYSLVIMDFKSGQVIDMLPNSYESTSQEYFLNIPREERAGVKYLICDMYKPYINYVQRYFYNAIAIVDSFHVIQLIINRIRQYIRMVMKKYQELDRKELKEKNYRNNASHKTMRESREVTYLRRYDYFLLKNHDDIDFTAGWRTSKRGNEYYFDPYVYEKNFLGLDKNFSKIRDLKELYVQFNKRHVNDPEGASEDLNKIIDTYQNSDLSMFREIAVTLKTYHDNIVNSFTYISGADRKNSNEMMTRLSNGPMEGFNVLPKDLKRQSRGVSNFEYTRNRILWATREQKPMLAIPRSREDVHTSTGKKRGPYSKQSGKQDTSLDK
- a CDS encoding leucine-rich repeat domain-containing protein, with the translated sequence MPDGFSDGDPDEYDPDNDQYNYSEDMFFDPPYEKMADTWDMTERKKVGNSDQLHSCAGKKFVIAGEMKHFQGRDGIVECITADGGKVTENVGKKTDYLVDNIDGYSAKREKAKKLNVPVITEDKFIEMFGGSEKVVDQKKVDIPKPITRNGIIFEEWEYNLLKDGTVRIVNYTGRHSTVKIPSMLDHKELSEIGPDLFSLDDHDRTRRIPREKRKSLEPIRKVYIPGSVKKIGRNAFSCNPVKKVLMEDGTEEIGAYAFSGCQLESIKLPGTLTIIGKGAFEGSQGIKQWNLPECLKVIDDDAFQYSSIYDVYIP
- a CDS encoding IS1595 family transposase, which gives rise to MRVPDVLCKFFSLTDSQQDRVIRVVNDMANLNAQLAGTEPEVCPKCHCADGFTKAGFEHIKHTDGKRTGNPYATKQIYRCKTRGKRFVYDSGTMTQNLKITQEEFVEICKDAILCVPMKKTAGRLNRSIQCVFENRHKFLCFLEKALGEETEKLGGTVEIDETYVLESQKGARSIKREVRRRGESSHYRGISHEQVCIVTSSDRNGHEVYXLESQKGARSIKREVRRRGESSHYRGISHEQVCIVTSSDRNGHEVYKTAGTGRPSADDIDEGFEEKIEYKSEMYVDGSHIYDDLAKKTECDIRHLKGYASYNKVEHLNTVNCIHSMFKKVYAFYRGVASYYLDRYLALFVFMRRFLGMVDNEITELIVRKLKGVRYNVTREKLKHVYMTAL